In one window of Limisphaera ngatamarikiensis DNA:
- a CDS encoding zinc-binding dehydrogenase — translation MKAWQLCAHGRPGEWRWNELPEPQPGPDEVVVQVHACGLNHLDLWLEQGGLPVEVTLPRVPGAEVAGILLRTGREVRDLQPGQRVAVQSNLFCGRCEFCRAGEESICLHGRLLGVDCDGGLAEMVCVPARAVVPLPENLACEDAAALTLAASTAMHMLTHRVTVQPGQWVLVMAAASGVGSAAIQIARALGARVLTTGSTPEKRDLGLRLGAELAVDPADPDWPRQVRAHTGRRGVDVVVEHLGGPVLEQVFQCLARNGTVVTCGATLGRQPTLPLWPFFVKQHRLIGSYGRNRASLLRTLDWAAAGKLRPVIDSVHPLERALEGLARLRERRALGKVLIRVRSR, via the coding sequence ATGAAAGCGTGGCAGTTGTGCGCCCATGGTCGGCCTGGTGAATGGCGTTGGAACGAGCTGCCCGAGCCCCAACCCGGCCCGGACGAGGTGGTCGTGCAGGTTCACGCCTGCGGGCTCAATCACCTGGATTTGTGGCTGGAACAGGGCGGGTTGCCGGTGGAAGTGACCCTGCCCCGCGTGCCGGGTGCCGAGGTGGCCGGGATCCTGTTGCGCACGGGTCGCGAGGTGCGGGATCTGCAGCCGGGCCAACGCGTGGCGGTGCAGTCCAATCTTTTCTGTGGCCGGTGCGAATTCTGTCGGGCGGGCGAGGAGTCCATCTGCCTGCACGGCCGATTGCTGGGCGTGGACTGCGACGGGGGACTGGCGGAGATGGTCTGCGTACCGGCGCGTGCGGTGGTTCCGCTGCCGGAGAATCTTGCCTGCGAAGACGCCGCGGCGTTGACCCTGGCTGCCAGCACCGCCATGCACATGCTCACGCATCGCGTGACGGTGCAGCCGGGTCAATGGGTTCTGGTCATGGCCGCGGCAAGCGGGGTTGGGTCGGCCGCCATCCAGATCGCCCGCGCCCTGGGCGCCCGGGTCCTCACCACCGGCTCCACTCCGGAGAAGCGGGACCTGGGCCTGCGGTTGGGGGCCGAGCTGGCGGTGGACCCGGCCGATCCGGACTGGCCCCGTCAGGTGCGTGCCCACACGGGCCGGCGCGGTGTCGACGTGGTGGTGGAACATCTCGGTGGCCCGGTCCTGGAACAGGTGTTTCAATGTCTGGCCCGCAACGGCACCGTGGTCACCTGCGGCGCCACCCTCGGGCGCCAACCCACACTGCCCCTCTGGCCGTTTTTCGTGAAACAGCATCGGCTCATCGGTAGTTACGGTCGCAACCGCGCTTCCCTGCTTCGGACGCTCGACTGGGCCGCGGCGGGGAAACTCCGACCGGTGATCGACTCGGTGCATCCGCTGGAGCGGGCGTTGGAAGGGCTGGCCCGGCTGCGCGAACGACGTGCCCTGGGCAAGGTCCTCATCCGGGTTCGGTCCCGTTGA
- a CDS encoding RNA recognition motif domain-containing protein, protein MNPTRLFVGNLSYRTLENDLHDYFSQVGVVTSVNIMFDRVTGKSRGFAFVEFATPEEAARAVEQLHNKEFQGRTLTVNIARPREERAPRPGGPRGDRGERFERSERGERGDRGGRGWR, encoded by the coding sequence ATGAATCCCACCAGACTGTTCGTTGGAAACCTCTCCTACCGCACGCTGGAGAACGACCTTCACGACTACTTCTCCCAGGTGGGGGTGGTCACGTCGGTGAACATCATGTTCGACCGCGTCACGGGGAAATCGCGCGGATTCGCCTTTGTTGAGTTTGCCACTCCTGAGGAGGCGGCCCGCGCGGTGGAGCAGTTGCACAACAAGGAGTTCCAGGGGCGCACGCTGACGGTGAACATCGCGCGACCCCGGGAGGAACGGGCCCCGCGCCCGGGCGGTCCCCGGGGTGACCGCGGGGAACGTTTCGAGCGGTCGGAACGGGGTGAACGCGGGGACCGGGGCGGGCGCGGCTGGCGCTGA
- a CDS encoding alpha-L-fucosidase codes for MKPSSEPCRGVHFLRWRRLLYGLSLWIGYCGLVQSAPAGPGPNPPRPYGPVPTERQLRWHEMEFYGFLHFTVNTFTDKEWGYGDEDPAVFRPTDFDADQIVRVAREAGMRGLILTAKHHDGFCLWPSAYTEHSVKRSPWREGRGDVVREISEACRRHGLRFGVYLSPWDRNHPEYGRAAYVEYYRNQLRELLTGYGELFAVWFDGANGGDGYYGGARETRRIDNRTYYGWPETWALVRQLQPMACMFSDAGPDFRWIGNERGIAGDPCWATLDLTKPGRYPGGSSEGLEHGERPGTAWVPAECDVSIRPGWFYHPAEDDRVKSPEELVAIYYASVGRGCCLNLNIPPDRRGRIHENDIRSLQGFRRFLDATFSTNLAGRARVSASAVRAPETAYAATHLLDGRRDTYWCTPDDVLTPWVEFQFPYPVRFNVVELREYLPLGQRVEAVSLDLWAGGQWTEFARATSLGNRRLIRLPQAVETEKVRLRVTRAAACPALSEFGLYLEPGR; via the coding sequence ATGAAACCATCCAGCGAGCCGTGCCGGGGCGTACACTTCCTGCGTTGGCGCCGGTTGTTGTACGGGTTGTCCTTGTGGATTGGTTACTGCGGGCTGGTTCAGTCCGCCCCGGCGGGGCCGGGGCCGAATCCGCCCCGACCGTATGGACCCGTTCCCACAGAACGCCAGCTTCGCTGGCACGAGATGGAGTTCTATGGCTTCCTCCACTTCACGGTCAACACCTTCACGGACAAGGAATGGGGCTATGGCGACGAGGATCCGGCCGTGTTTCGACCCACGGACTTTGATGCGGACCAGATCGTTCGCGTGGCGCGCGAGGCCGGCATGCGCGGGCTGATCCTGACCGCCAAACATCACGACGGATTCTGTTTGTGGCCATCGGCGTACACGGAGCACTCGGTCAAACGGTCGCCCTGGCGCGAGGGGCGGGGCGACGTGGTGCGTGAGATCAGCGAGGCCTGTCGACGGCACGGACTCCGCTTTGGCGTTTATCTGTCGCCCTGGGACCGTAACCATCCCGAGTACGGTCGGGCGGCATATGTGGAGTATTACCGGAACCAGTTGCGGGAGTTATTGACCGGTTATGGCGAGTTGTTTGCGGTGTGGTTTGACGGGGCCAACGGGGGCGATGGCTATTACGGCGGGGCGCGTGAAACCCGGCGGATCGACAACCGCACCTATTACGGTTGGCCGGAGACCTGGGCGCTGGTCCGGCAATTGCAGCCGATGGCCTGCATGTTCAGCGATGCCGGACCGGACTTCCGTTGGATTGGCAATGAACGAGGCATTGCTGGCGATCCCTGCTGGGCCACCCTGGATTTGACCAAGCCCGGGCGGTACCCCGGCGGCAGCAGCGAAGGGCTGGAACATGGTGAACGGCCGGGCACCGCCTGGGTGCCGGCGGAATGTGACGTCAGCATCCGTCCCGGTTGGTTCTATCACCCGGCCGAGGACGATCGGGTGAAGTCGCCGGAGGAACTTGTGGCCATTTACTATGCGAGCGTGGGCCGCGGTTGTTGTCTGAATCTCAACATCCCGCCGGACCGCCGCGGCCGCATTCACGAAAACGACATTCGATCGTTGCAGGGTTTTCGCCGGTTCCTCGATGCCACCTTTTCCACCAACCTGGCGGGCCGGGCCAGGGTGTCCGCTTCGGCGGTACGGGCACCGGAGACGGCCTACGCGGCAACTCACCTGTTGGACGGACGGCGCGACACCTACTGGTGCACGCCCGACGATGTCCTGACTCCCTGGGTGGAGTTTCAATTTCCGTATCCGGTCCGGTTCAATGTAGTGGAATTGCGCGAGTACCTGCCGCTCGGGCAGCGCGTTGAAGCCGTGAGCCTGGACCTGTGGGCGGGGGGGCAATGGACCGAATTCGCGCGGGCAACAAGCCTTGGGAACCGCCGGCTCATCCGGCTGCCACAGGCGGTGGAGACCGAAAAGGTCCGACTCCGCGTGACCCGGGCTGCGGCCTGTCCGGCCCTGAGCGAATTTGGCCTGTACCTCGAACCGGGCCGGTGA
- the flhA gene encoding flagellar biosynthesis protein FlhA, with the protein MGIWSDRLRQWARYGDLWLVVALFGTILLLILPVAPAVLDLLLSISIGLSLLTLLVILYLRQPADFTGFPTLLLFITLYRLALNVASTRLILLDGYAGHIIDAFGNFVVRGNYVVGLVVFFILVLINFVVITKGAGRIAEVAARFTLDALPGKQMSIDAELNAGLINEAEARRRRRQVEEEADFYGAMDGASKFVRGDAIAAVLITLINILGGFAIGILQKGMTMAEALQRYTILSIGDGLVSQVPALITSTAAGVLITRATARNSLGHELGRQLLFYPRALTILAVMLGFMALVPGLPMLPFLVLALVTGGLARVVHRYGLVRPAAEEAAETQAEARPDRPAGGAATAAEARAQDNLEELLTLDPLQIELGYGLVPLADPRKGGDLLERITGVRRTFAAEMGIVIPPIRLRDNLQLSNNEYRFLLHGNPIAQGQLMPGYWLAMNASNSKVTLKGIPTMEPVFQLPATWIPESERKTAEAAGYTVVDAASVLVTHLSETLRRHCHELLGRQEVQQLLDHLKRTHPALVNELVPAQLTLGQVQRVLQNLLAEGISIRNLAGILEKVSDYAAVTKNPDELSEYARRALGPQLVRPFQTEGGALRAITLDPRLEQQLAQGVRQTPTEVALVVEPGLARHVMERLSKCVQQMLAAGHPPVVLCAPQLRLAFRRFFEHAFGELAVLSYAEIPPRVQIQPAAVIPAPE; encoded by the coding sequence ATGGGTATCTGGTCGGATCGGCTGCGCCAGTGGGCGCGTTACGGGGATCTGTGGTTGGTGGTGGCCCTGTTTGGGACCATCCTGCTCCTGATCCTGCCGGTGGCGCCCGCGGTGTTGGACCTGCTGCTTTCCATCAGCATTGGCCTGTCTCTGTTGACCTTGCTGGTGATTCTTTACCTGCGCCAGCCGGCAGATTTTACCGGGTTCCCCACGCTGCTGCTGTTCATAACGCTGTATCGGCTGGCGCTGAACGTGGCTTCGACCCGCCTGATTCTGCTGGACGGGTACGCCGGGCACATCATCGACGCCTTTGGCAACTTCGTTGTCCGCGGCAACTACGTGGTCGGGTTGGTGGTGTTCTTCATTCTGGTGCTGATCAACTTCGTGGTGATCACGAAGGGGGCCGGTCGGATCGCCGAGGTGGCGGCCCGGTTCACGCTCGATGCGTTGCCCGGCAAGCAGATGTCCATTGACGCGGAACTGAACGCGGGTCTGATCAACGAGGCCGAGGCCCGGCGCCGGCGCCGGCAGGTGGAGGAGGAGGCGGATTTCTACGGGGCCATGGACGGTGCGAGCAAGTTCGTCCGGGGCGACGCCATTGCCGCGGTCTTGATCACGCTCATCAACATTCTGGGCGGGTTTGCCATTGGCATTCTGCAGAAGGGGATGACGATGGCCGAGGCCCTGCAGCGGTACACGATTCTTTCCATTGGCGACGGATTGGTGTCGCAGGTGCCGGCGCTGATCACCTCGACGGCAGCGGGTGTGTTGATTACGCGCGCCACGGCCCGGAACAGTTTGGGACACGAACTGGGGCGTCAGCTTCTGTTTTATCCGCGGGCGCTGACCATCCTGGCGGTGATGCTGGGGTTCATGGCGTTGGTGCCCGGTTTGCCGATGTTGCCGTTTTTGGTGCTGGCCCTGGTGACCGGGGGGTTGGCCCGGGTGGTGCATCGGTATGGGTTGGTGAGGCCCGCGGCGGAGGAGGCTGCCGAAACGCAGGCCGAGGCCAGGCCCGACCGGCCTGCCGGAGGGGCGGCGACCGCGGCCGAGGCTCGTGCTCAGGACAACCTGGAAGAGCTGCTGACGCTGGACCCGTTGCAGATCGAGCTCGGGTACGGTCTGGTGCCGTTGGCGGATCCGCGCAAGGGCGGTGACCTGCTGGAACGGATCACCGGTGTCCGGCGCACGTTTGCCGCCGAGATGGGGATTGTAATCCCGCCGATCCGGCTCCGCGACAACCTGCAGCTTTCCAACAACGAATACCGGTTCCTCCTGCATGGCAACCCGATCGCCCAGGGGCAGTTGATGCCGGGTTACTGGCTGGCCATGAACGCCTCGAACAGCAAGGTGACCCTCAAGGGGATTCCGACCATGGAACCGGTGTTTCAACTGCCGGCCACGTGGATTCCGGAATCGGAGCGGAAGACCGCCGAGGCTGCGGGCTACACCGTGGTGGATGCCGCCTCGGTGCTGGTCACGCATCTTTCGGAGACCTTGCGCCGGCATTGTCACGAATTGCTGGGCCGGCAGGAGGTGCAACAGCTGTTGGATCACCTCAAACGAACCCATCCGGCGCTGGTGAACGAACTGGTGCCGGCCCAACTGACCCTGGGCCAGGTCCAACGTGTGCTTCAGAATCTCCTGGCCGAGGGCATTTCCATCCGCAACCTCGCCGGCATCCTCGAAAAGGTGAGCGATTACGCCGCCGTGACCAAGAACCCGGACGAACTGTCCGAGTACGCCCGGCGGGCGCTGGGACCGCAACTGGTTCGGCCTTTTCAGACCGAGGGTGGTGCATTGCGGGCCATCACACTGGATCCGCGCCTGGAGCAGCAACTGGCGCAGGGCGTGCGGCAGACGCCCACGGAGGTGGCGTTGGTGGTCGAACCCGGCCTGGCCCGACACGTGATGGAGCGGCTCTCCAAGTGCGTGCAACAGATGCTGGCGGCGGGGCATCCGCCCGTGGTGTTGTGCGCTCCGCAATTGCGTCTGGCGTTTCGCCGGTTCTTTGAACACGCGTTTGGCGAACTGGCGGTGCTTTCCTACGCCGAGATCCCGCCCCGGGTTCAGATCCAACCCGCGGCTGTGATCCCCGCACCCGAATGA
- a CDS encoding FliA/WhiG family RNA polymerase sigma factor, with protein sequence MPRPSPQELWKRYHAHGDAQAEDALVQQYLPLVIHVLGRLAMTLPEHVDLEDLKSAGLVGLLQAVRNYNPACGTSFETYARTRIRGAMLDELRRMDWVPRTIHEKARRIQETLSRLEQELGRPPSEGQVAAALGLSSEQYSKLLDEVRPAAFVCLDAAGGEDESGVLYDVVADPRSETPDELAAREELKQIILQRLREMPEIQRKVLAMYYVEDMRLREIAEAFGLTESRICQIHAQAILSLRAYLQRYEAGLVQPFRLPQRT encoded by the coding sequence GTGCCTCGGCCCAGTCCGCAGGAATTGTGGAAGCGGTATCACGCCCACGGGGATGCCCAGGCGGAGGACGCTTTGGTTCAGCAATACCTGCCCCTGGTGATTCACGTTTTGGGTCGGCTGGCCATGACCCTGCCCGAGCACGTGGACCTGGAGGACCTCAAGAGCGCGGGGCTGGTGGGGCTGTTGCAGGCGGTGCGGAACTACAACCCGGCTTGCGGCACCTCGTTTGAAACCTACGCCCGCACGCGGATCCGGGGGGCCATGCTGGATGAACTGCGCCGCATGGATTGGGTGCCGCGCACAATCCACGAAAAGGCACGTAGGATTCAGGAGACCCTCAGCCGGCTGGAACAGGAGCTCGGTCGACCTCCCTCGGAGGGTCAGGTGGCTGCGGCCCTGGGGCTCTCGTCCGAGCAATACTCGAAACTCCTGGATGAGGTGCGGCCGGCGGCGTTTGTGTGCCTGGACGCGGCCGGCGGTGAGGATGAGTCGGGCGTGCTTTACGATGTGGTGGCGGATCCCCGGAGTGAGACTCCCGACGAACTGGCCGCCCGGGAGGAGCTCAAGCAGATCATCCTGCAGCGGCTGCGGGAGATGCCCGAGATCCAGCGCAAGGTGCTGGCCATGTATTACGTGGAAGACATGCGTCTACGGGAGATCGCCGAGGCCTTCGGCCTGACCGAGTCCCGCATTTGCCAGATTCATGCCCAGGCCATTCTGTCGTTGCGTGCCTATCTGCAGCGATATGAAGCCGGCCTGGTTCAACCTTTTCGCCTGCCCCAACGGACATGA
- the motA gene encoding flagellar motor stator protein MotA, whose translation MIILIGSIVVLVCVFGGFVIGGGHLGALWHINELIIIGGGALGGLIVMSPKKVLVDMVKGFLVCLKGRPYDRAAYEELLKVLYELFLLGRRNGMIALEEHVLEPQNSSILKKYPKFFANKHAVEFLCNSLRPIIDGKIKPDQLRLLLDAELSRLELEHHAPVTVLSKTGDALPGFGIVAAVLGIVITMASISGPIEKIGEHVAAALVGTFLGILMSYGFVNPLAMNMEFNGEAELDYLRCIAACVTGFASGMAPITAVELGRRGLSTDLRPSAEELEAMLKSIKVGGK comes from the coding sequence ATGATCATTCTCATAGGCTCCATCGTGGTGCTGGTGTGTGTCTTCGGGGGCTTTGTCATTGGCGGAGGCCACCTGGGGGCGCTGTGGCACATCAATGAGTTGATCATCATCGGCGGGGGCGCCCTGGGCGGTCTCATTGTCATGTCGCCGAAAAAGGTGCTGGTGGACATGGTGAAGGGTTTCCTGGTGTGTCTGAAGGGTCGGCCGTACGATCGGGCGGCCTATGAGGAGCTGCTGAAGGTGCTGTACGAGCTGTTTTTGCTGGGCCGGCGCAACGGCATGATCGCGCTGGAGGAGCACGTCCTCGAACCCCAGAACAGTTCCATCCTCAAGAAGTATCCGAAATTTTTCGCCAACAAGCATGCCGTCGAGTTCCTGTGCAACAGCCTGCGCCCCATCATCGACGGCAAGATCAAGCCGGACCAGCTGCGCCTGCTGCTGGACGCCGAACTGAGCCGGCTGGAGCTGGAGCATCATGCGCCGGTTACCGTGCTGAGCAAAACCGGCGATGCCCTGCCGGGGTTCGGCATCGTGGCGGCGGTGCTGGGCATTGTGATCACCATGGCGTCCATTTCGGGGCCGATCGAGAAGATTGGCGAACACGTGGCGGCGGCGCTGGTGGGTACCTTCCTGGGCATCCTCATGTCCTACGGTTTTGTCAACCCGCTGGCCATGAACATGGAATTCAACGGGGAGGCGGAACTGGACTATCTCCGATGCATCGCCGCCTGTGTGACGGGTTTTGCCAGTGGCATGGCGCCCATTACCGCCGTGGAACTGGGGCGACGTGGCCTCAGCACCGATCTGCGTCCCAGCGCGGAGGAACTGGAAGCCATGCTGAAGTCCATCAAGGTGGGCGGCAAATAA
- a CDS encoding flagellar motor protein MotB, giving the protein MAGKKGHHGGAWKVAYADFTTAMMALFLCLWLTAQDTKIKEAVERAFRNPFSAVTKESVGIIPNKETTATYKAEGEFQSISAVEIETMRRISEELARILQQEDALENTVRLELTREGLRINVFDRSQKPVFEPGTDRFTPYGEWVFSTLAWEIARYTTFKIELEGHTARADPQARETLRQWELSTERANAARRQLVHHGVAPTQVCKVSGYADTMPMPDLPPDSDANRRVTILLKLKETGESLAAAAGTSSSHAARVH; this is encoded by the coding sequence ATGGCAGGCAAAAAAGGGCATCACGGCGGGGCATGGAAGGTGGCCTATGCGGACTTCACCACCGCAATGATGGCGTTGTTTCTCTGTCTCTGGCTCACTGCCCAAGACACAAAAATCAAGGAGGCGGTGGAACGTGCGTTCCGCAACCCGTTCTCGGCCGTGACCAAGGAATCCGTCGGTATCATACCCAACAAGGAGACCACCGCCACGTACAAGGCCGAAGGAGAGTTCCAGTCCATCTCCGCCGTGGAGATTGAGACCATGCGGCGCATCAGCGAGGAACTGGCCCGGATCCTCCAGCAGGAGGACGCGCTGGAGAACACGGTCCGGTTGGAGCTGACCCGGGAGGGTCTGCGCATCAACGTGTTTGATCGGTCGCAAAAGCCGGTGTTCGAGCCGGGCACGGATCGGTTTACTCCCTACGGGGAGTGGGTGTTCAGCACGCTGGCCTGGGAGATCGCCCGTTACACCACGTTCAAAATCGAGCTGGAAGGACATACCGCCCGCGCCGATCCGCAGGCGCGGGAAACCCTCCGGCAATGGGAGCTGTCGACCGAACGCGCCAACGCTGCGCGGCGGCAGTTGGTGCACCACGGTGTGGCCCCAACGCAGGTCTGCAAGGTGTCGGGTTACGCGGACACCATGCCGATGCCCGATCTGCCGCCGGACAGCGACGCCAACCGCCGCGTCACCATCCTGCTCAAGCTCAAGGAAACCGGCGAGAGCCTGGCCGCTGCCGCCGGTACCTCTTCGTCTCATGCCGCACGTGTCCACTGA
- a CDS encoding VanZ family protein, whose translation MNPRGFRFLRGDREARLCLLGTFLFTALLLYLTHIPNPRVPAWIARFGDDKFKHAVAYGVWACLALGATRGWIVQRGRAVVGVLLAAALVSALDEQTQPWFGRTCSFWDFSASVLGAVMGCSLMLVWEMRRPAVLEPEPTPPAPRASREVPTPRTVLGTETPELPTR comes from the coding sequence ATGAATCCCCGGGGGTTTCGGTTCCTTCGCGGTGACCGGGAGGCGCGCCTGTGTTTGTTGGGCACGTTTCTGTTCACCGCGTTGTTGCTCTATCTGACCCATATCCCCAACCCGAGGGTTCCGGCCTGGATTGCCCGGTTCGGCGACGACAAGTTCAAGCACGCGGTGGCTTACGGGGTCTGGGCCTGTCTTGCGCTGGGTGCCACGCGCGGCTGGATTGTCCAACGGGGCCGGGCGGTGGTGGGTGTGCTCTTGGCTGCGGCGCTTGTCTCCGCATTGGACGAACAGACCCAGCCGTGGTTTGGTCGGACTTGCAGTTTTTGGGATTTTTCCGCCAGTGTGTTGGGCGCGGTCATGGGTTGTAGCTTGATGTTGGTATGGGAAATGCGCCGGCCTGCCGTGCTTGAACCGGAACCAACGCCACCAGCGCCCCGCGCAAGTCGTGAAGTCCCCACCCCACGAACCGTCCTTGGGACCGAGACACCGGAGCTGCCGACACGTTGA